A stretch of Camelina sativa cultivar DH55 chromosome 18, Cs, whole genome shotgun sequence DNA encodes these proteins:
- the LOC104760895 gene encoding uncharacterized protein LOC104760895, with translation MVGLSIVLEMTNNSNNTVSDGCLISPKVVNKANVLVTTTAITSSASSVTNLHRHYQDSGFLQHCFLCRRKLLPAKDIYMYKGDRAFCSVECRSKQMVMDEEESFRREYSSFMDVNTTKKSKSDYPASTAPSRYRRDPRNQRGGFAY, from the exons atggtGGGACTAAGTATTGTTTTGGAGATGActaacaacagcaacaacactGTAAGTGACGGCTGTTTAATTAGTCCTAAAGTCGTCAACAAAGCCAACGTTCTAGTCACCACCACCGCCATAACCTCCTCTGCCTCCTCCGTGACTAATCTCCATCGTCATTATCAAGATTCTGGTTTTCTCCAACATTGTTTTCTCTGTAGAAGAAAACTTCTCCCTGCCAAAGATATCTACATGTACAA AGGTGACAGAGCGTTCTGTAGCGTGGAGTGTAGATCGAAGCAGATGGTTATGgacgaagaagaaagctttagaAGGGAGTACTCTTCGTTTATGGATGTTAATACGACAAAGAAGAGTAAATCTGATTATCCGGCTAGTACTGCACCGTCGCGTTACCGTCGAGATCCGAGAAACCAAAGAGGCGGTTTTGCCTACTGA